The sequence below is a genomic window from Cucumis melo cultivar AY chromosome 5, USDA_Cmelo_AY_1.0, whole genome shotgun sequence.
GGGTTTAACCAAATGGAACAACACATCGGAAGCTGCATAAAGGTAACGAGTATACTTGTTAAATCACCAATCGAACataaagaagaaattaaaatggGTAAGGGAAAATATTATATCTCACAAGGTAAGCAGTTTGAAAAACATTGGAATAGTGCCTTGACTTCAGAAATTGTCCCAACGTTTCATTTTGTTCCAATCCTTCATTGTTTTCCATTGCTTTAAGATATCTGTATGCCCACATCAAAATTTAgtcaatcttttcttttttcttattttttttttcaataatatgTACGTACTCGGTAACTTCGTCGTTAAATTTGGATATTTCTCGAATCATTTGCCAAAAAGATGGGTCAAGAATATTCTTTTTTTGCGCAAAAAGACTTGAAACACCATTTTGAGTGCCCCATTCATAGCCTCTTCCTTTGTCTATACTTATCGAGAATGACATATTTGATGCTTCTTCCACTTCAACTCCTAAATCCTCTAACAATGCCATTGTATTTGGATGTCTTACCtgataaagaaaaattataagtCGTATCCAAACACATATCAAATTAAAGAAGATATACCAAAATCTATCATATTCTCGTATTTCAATCGAAAGTTTATTTTTCTTACTATAAGTGGTTTCTTACCTTCTACtagaatttttcttattttttaaaatataatctTATGTTAAATAAAGCACAATATTAGAAAGGACTTTTCAAATAAGATACCATAAAATCAAACTAAACCTAAAAGAAGTGAGAAAGAGATAATAACTGGATTGAAGAGCATGATGCCGAGGTCCAAATCAAAGCCATCAAAATTTATTGTTCTAAAATGATGGCTGCCTAAGTACTCTTCCTTCTCAAACAACACCACCTCTACTCCAGCTTTGGCTACAACATAAGCAGAAATCAGACCGTTGATCCCAGCTCCGATCACCGCCACCTTCATCTTCGCCTACCCTTTTCCATATTAAACCGATTCAGTAATTGTATTAGTCTTGAAAACAGTAAGGAAATTAAGTTATATTAGAGCATACGtatgaatatacaaacacaagaaaattcaaattttgtgtATGGAAAAATTGCTACTCCTTGCGGCTGAGGGAGAGAGGAGGTTGAAACGATCAATGGAGAGTATCCAAAACAAGAACTTTGAAAATGGGATTTTATGATAGAATCTCACTTTCCTCATAGATATTTATACACGTAATTTTCTTGACGTACTTATGGTACAATAAATACTATTTTCGTACTTCAACATTGATGGAAGTAATAAATTAAAAGGTAATGTCGTAGAACTCTCgttttttgtttgttgtttcTATAACTTTGACAAAATTGTGTGGGTAACTTTTCTTCAGAAGAGAAGAGATTCATAATAAACCTATTTgttaattgaaataaaattttggTCTAAATCCTACTTTCGTCCTCAACTTTCAATCCTGTTCTAATGGCTAgtctctaaattttaaaaaatgtttatttttgtAACTTAGAATTTCGTTAAATCTTTATTTACTAACTCATATATTTtcagggatagttgcaaatgtaacaattatattcaaaataattaagtatatagcaacattttttaaaaaaattgcaaatatagcaaaacctgtcaaaatctattaatgatagaagtctatcactgatagaccatgtagcaaatgttgatctatcactgataaaccataagattCTATTAACGACAGAAGTCTATCACtgttagactttattatatttacaattttttaaaaatattgctacatacttaataattattctaaaaattactaCCTATTATGACTACCCACAAATGATTAGGTGGAcgcacattttttttttcaaaagcccacttttttttaaaatggaatCTCCTAGGAAATTAGATGAAAATTGagtataattaaataaatgCAACCCACATAGAAATTGgactttaaaaaagaaagagaaaataaaatatgacctcATTGAATCAAAGAACTGAGTTCATCAGAAATAGTTtctcaaatttattttaattagtttttacTAAAAgtgattaaataaaaataaataaattaaaagatatttttttctCTAAGTCAATTTAAATGGATCctaaatttgtattttattttcgaaAGATGTATGTGTTTAGTACTAGAATGCAAAATTTGGATTCTTAGTAAACTTAGTTTTAGCTAGGTATCCATTAAATATTAGTtgataacaaaattattattgatttacTTTTAACATATTTTATGTTAAACAATTGTAGGGTTATTGTTTGgtaaatatagtaaattatttttagattatatcaatagtaaatatttttaaatatgctaTATAGAAAAGATGGTGTGACAGCATCTTCAATGATTGAGTTTTGTATATCGGTGGAAGTGAAGGATAGTGATCCTTTATTCTTTTATTAccattttaataagtttataaCGGAGGACATTGGTTTTGTAGGGAAGGTGTCGCCTTGGGATGTTGCATTAGATAGGAGAGCTTATTTAGCtttttgctttttgtttttggaagGTAAGCATGTAACCAACTCCTTCctccttcaaattttttttgGTTTCTTATCTATATTTCTTATCCATTGTTTAAATTAAGAtcaagtttaaaaaaaaaaaaaaaaaaaaaaaaaaaaaaaaaaaagaaaagaagaattcGGGCCTCCCTTGTACTTACATTAAAGATTGAAAGGAATTGGAGACAAAATAAGTTTATTGAAAATGGTTTAATTTTTCATACAATATACATTTACAAGTTTATTAGTTTTTAGGTTTAATTTGGTATTTGTAAAATAAAAGGTCAGTGTTTATATAacttgtttttaattaattttattaaaaaaaaacttataattATTGATTTTAATGCTACATTTATTAGAACAATTTTAAGTTTATTGATAGTAAAtgctttttaaattaaaagggCTATATAGCCATTATACAACCAAACATCCACCAATATCTATTAAATTCAATATTCTTTACCCCCTATTCAACAAACAAATTAGTTTAAAATACCAGTTTGATTTCTAAACTTTAAATTTCATTCTATATACTTTTAATCTGTGTACTTAACAGTAGTATATTTTCTATTAGCAACAaaatatattgttattattcaaattttaattaaaaaatcgAACTCGAATAActaaactttttcttttcttttacaaaatacatataaaaaagaGGTAAGTAAGTTCAACCGGAGATTTGAACTAAGTTGAAATcgtttataattattattatatgagcTTTTATGATAAGATGCTTTAATTTACAAGAGTTTGTAAGTTTGAGAGGTTTTttcgagaaaaaaaataataataatactaatccAAGTGGTTCATCTCAACTAGTTAAGGCACCGAATAATTAACAAGTAATTaacatttttcaaaaacaaaaaatttgatGGACATGACATTCCTCTTTGAATGTCGAACGTTCTCTCCATCCCTATCTCCAAAGTTCtgtatttaaaataaaaaataaaaataaaaagtaaaatttaattaaccacaaaattgtttaaaatatttagtTTTTGACATAGACCATATATACTaaatgtgtgtgtgtgaaaAAGACTCTCTTGGAGGGAGGGAGAAATTTCCTTGAAATTTGTTAATGCATGTGGTGATAGAGATTTTAACATGGTAATTAATTGTAAATCAATCAAATTGTGCTAGTGTAATAAAACATCAATTAAATGCTATTgctaccttttttttttcctacctattaaattaatttttatattgaTGATGAAATAAATACTTAGATAACTACCAACATTTAGGTTGTTTGGGGTAGGGGTTGAGATATGATGTCTAGAGTTTATATGTTTGTGTAGTTCATATATCTATATGTTGAGGACATAGATGTTTTGTATAAGTTTATGTGTCTGTTATGTTTATGGTGTGGAGTTGTTTCGTCTAAATTCATATGTATGTATTTAAGGTGCAGAGTTGAgttcatatatatatgtatttagtATATGTATTTAGGGTACAGGGTTGAGttcatatgtatatatttagaGTTCAGGGTTGAGTTCATATGTGAAAGTATCTAATGCATTTTTTTGAATTCTAAATATTATGCATACATTTTTATGGtgattatttttgttttttatttaataa
It includes:
- the LOC107992333 gene encoding uncharacterized protein LOC107992333, with the translated sequence MKVAVIGAGINGLISAYVVAKAGVEVVLFEKEEYLGSHHFRTINFDGFDLDLGIMLFNPVRHPNTMALLEDLGVEVEEASNMSFSISIDKGRGYEWGTQNGVSSLFAQKKNILDPSFWQMIREISKFNDEVTEYLKAMENNEGLEQNETLGQFLKSRHYSNVFQTAYLLPMCCSIWLNPIEKVVNFSAVSVFSYLQHHFLLQLFGHPQWLTVKSSSNAYLKKLQKALESAGCQIRTCSKVNSISTTKDGCIVSYGLHCEEIFDQCVIATDAYDALSILGNEATQEETRVLGAFHYVFRYDSRLETK